In Mangifera indica cultivar Alphonso chromosome 14, CATAS_Mindica_2.1, whole genome shotgun sequence, the DNA window AGGAAAAGAAGAGATAGTGAAAGAGCGATGGTGAAGAAATGCGTGAAAAGGAAGTTGATCAGGGCCGCCCGTTTACGTGACTTTCTGGAGGAGATTTTAGATTTAGGGGTGGAAGTTGAAGGGAGAAGCGAGCGAGCCCACCTGGAGGTTCCACGGCGAGTGTTGGAGATGTAGGAAGAGATGGGCATGGCTGAGTTGGTGGATGAGTTTCTTCAGGATTGTTGGAGAAGATAGAGTGATCGGACCTGTCAATGTAAAGCTCTCAACCCCTCAAAGTGTGGTTTGGTTCGCCAAGTTGTGAGtcaattgtcaattttttatcattaaattttttccaatcgtaattaatttattaaaggtcaaaaaaaattttccacccaagtttgcTGCAATCTTTGTCatccattaaattttaaaaagtcaaatgtcccccctttctccattttttttatattttatatgattcctttttatgttctttttatttttctttctctatattttttctattttccttttaagaAGTTTTATACagcaaattaatattttaaaaaatgtttagaatgttaaaaaaaattttaaagatttttaaaaaaactttgaaaaattttaagagttttccaaaatcttacaaattttaatatgttatttaatagtttaataaataataattaaatatccaaaaaaagggactaaaatacaatatttatgtCAAGTGGTGTTAGTGAAATTTTTCATGCAGtgtttggaaatttaaaaaaattgtcaaagtattatttaaattttaaaaattgtaatataattaatggATGGTTGAATAGttagaaattcaaaagagaTCACAAGATTTTGATGGGGTTTAGCTATTTTATAAAAGTTTAGtgtaaatactaaattaaacatGAAATGCTAAACTTTGATTTAGAGGGTAATTTGCAAGGTTTAAAATTATAAgggtttattaaatttttaataatgtttttaaaggtataattgtaaaatgaGTAGTACCGTATACACAAACTATAagcataaatttatgtataaataataatatattttcatatgattaagtgttaattttatttataaatcaaaattatttaatcgtataataatataatattatttatatatataattttattattataaaatatagaaattaaatattcttttttggAAAGCTAAACCTTTGATATGAAAGAGGAAATACTAGATTTTAAAATACAAGGGttatacaaaattatgcaatgatgattttgaaggtgTATTTGTATAATACAGAATTCTTCttgttaattcaaaatataaagtttatcacaattttgtataattaaaatattgaatagtTATTTTTCACAATCATTATTCCATTACAAATGAGTAAATGTTCCATTCCAAAACTATAAGGGGGTTAATTGTTATCTCATAAAATCTACGGTTCTCCTTCCTTCTATAAACCTAAGGGGTCTCCGGGTTAGGTCAGAGGTTATGGCAAAATAGTAATAAAGGAAAATCCCAGTGGCACTCTCCAACTCAAAACCCGAAGAAGAGCTCGTTGAAGCTCTAAAAGATAATATTCACAAAAATATATCAAGGGGTAAAAAGCTCTAAAAGATTCTTCCACGTTAACGCGAGGCGGAGAAGAGCTCGTTGAAGCTCACCTCACCTCTTACATGGCAACCGCAGCCAGAGCTTTTACCCTTTCTCGCGTCACCGCCCTGTCATCGGACCGGCTCCACTCTCGACACTCATTTTcccgccaccaccaccacctcctctGCTGCTTCCCCGTACGGAGCCGTTTCTCACCCTCATTTTCCGCCACGGTCAGCTGCCTCAGCGGCGGCGGTGTCTTCAACGACGACTTCGTTTCTACTCGTAAGTCGAATTTTGACCGCGGTTTTCGCGTGATTGCCAATATGCTTAAGAGAATTGAGCCTTTTGACACTTCCGTTATCTCCAAGGGAGTTTCTGATGCTGCCAAGGACTCCATGAAGCAGACCATCTCTACTATGTTAGGCCTTCTCCCTTCTGATCAGTTTTCTATCAACGTTAGGGTTTCTAAGCAACCTCTCGATTCGCTTCTTGTGTCATCCATCATCACGgggtatttatttaataaatttgtttaattattgtgTAATTAGTTTATTCTTCTGTTGATTCATAGTTTGGGCTCAGTTTTTGTTGTCCATTCTTTAATTGCATAGTTCTGTCTCCGAGTTCTCTAGGTTCTTAAATGCTATtgtaatttaagtttttgagtTTGCGAGTTGAAAAATTGGGTTGAATTCTGAATTGATATATGTTCTTTTGGTAGGTATACGCTATGGAATGCTGAGTACAGGATTTCGCTGATGAGGAACTTTGATATATCGGTGGATGGTTTAAATAGGTTGAGCGTTTCAAGAGAAAGTGAGGTTTCGGACAAGCAATGTGAAAAAATAGAAAGGGAGAGTAGCGAGATTGGTGTTGAAAATTTGGAGGAAATAAGTCCGCAAGTTTTTGAGGTTTTGCCTCAGGAGGCTTTGAATTATATACAGCAGTTGCAATCCGAGTTATCTGATGTAATGGGGGTGAGTAGTcaatgttttatgttatactTGATgctttttttcagtttttaattaGATGAAGGGTGAGTTGAACTTTTATATTGTTACTCGACTTTTTGGGGGGAAAAATAGAATTGGCTACTTGATGAGTATATGAAAATTAATGGAAGATATTAGGTCATCAAGACAAACGATGCAGGTAAGattatgataatgttttaaGGAAAAGTTATGAAAAAGTAACAGTATTCATTTTCAAGCTTGTGAAGACATATTTGTCAGATTTCAAATCTTTCTGGCAAGACTAGCATTTATAAAGCTCTACAGATCTGTTAataattgaaagattttttttttttttgtattttttatgttcCTAGGGCAACCTGGTtaagttatttaaatttgtCGCATTTTTTAATAGGCTgacttttgatatatatttaataggAAAATGATCAGTATATTTTATCATGTATGTCTTTTTTCTTCTAAGACATGGGAGGTCAGGGTTTTAAGGCCTTTTGTGTTGACAGTAGTTGTTCTATCTAAGAATTAAATATCCGCTATCAACAAAATTCTGGTGTCAGTATTTTTGCTTTTGGACCCAAGTAAGAACTCATTGGTGTGTCCATTTGAGTTTTAGATAAAATCTaacatttttgttaaattattaatatgagGTTTTCATTATCCAATGGTCCTAGTTTTAGAGATAATAGATGGTTTTGATTGTTCTATTTGTATCTCTATTGAACATCTCTTGCATATCAAGAAGTACACAGAAAGGATGATATCTCCCTGTTTTTCCAAAGTGTGAATATTGACCTTTTTTCTGTGTTTTAGGAGTTTTGAATTGTTTGTATGGTAACTTTGATGTGGGTTTGGTAAATGATCATTGAAAAGATACCTACATTATTTTTTGGATTTGTGTTGAGAAATTGTTTTATAGGTGTCGACCTATTTTTGTTactaatcaatatatattaacttcTGGAATTTAAATTGTTACTAAGAAAGTATTAGTTGGGAAAAGAAGCTAGGTGTTAGTGTATAAGTGTGAGGGAAAATGTCATCCCTTGAATTAGCTTCTAAGGGTGGGAGAGACCAATAACACTAAataagtggtatcagagcccaaATTGCAATAACTCCACTCAAGAATCCATGAGAATGACCAGTTGATGTGAAACTTTAACTAGTGGTCTATAGCTTCCTCACATGGCTAGTTGTGAGAAGTGTTATATAAATGACCCAatgtgtgagagagagaatgTTGGGTTGTCCCTCATCAACTGGGAAAGAGGCTAGGTGTTAGTGTATAATTGTAAAAGAAAGTCTCACCCTTTGAACTAGCTTTTAGGGTGAGAGAGACCCAATAACACTTAACAATTTGTTATAACTGTTACATATTAGGACACTTGCTTGTGTGTGTTAAGGCAAAGAAGTTACTTCATGGTTCTATTTGTTGCACCGACTTTCTTGTATAAGCTTTGGAGCAATTGATCATATGATAAGCTATCAAGTGGGTTTGCCGTGTTGTGATTTTTGTGGTGCAAGTGCAATAAAATAAACTAGAGGACTAAAATGAGAAAGGGATTGAACTGAAGGGGCTGAAATCTGTTATCTAGTATAATGCTGAAAAGATCCTTGGTTATGAAGTATTATATCTTAATGCAATTGGTGCTTCATTATACTTAGcaccaatgttttttttttttttttttggcttatttttggatatttatgTAGTTGTTGAATCCAGCTTTTGCTCCTCATTACAAGTCGGTTCCTATGTAGTGTATAACCtataaatgaagggaatgaGCAACTTAAGCGTGGCTATGTATGCAAACAATCAATGCAAGAAGTAAAATTAGAGAGAACACTTTTGGCTGAATGCACTTACCTAGCTGCTTTTCACAGTTATAGCaacttatattgattttatatttctcTCAAACACTTCTTTGCTTCTCCTGTGGTTGTTAAGGTTTTGGTGCTCCATTAAATCCTTTCTTGGAGCACCTTTTAACTTGTGCTTGAAGCAATGTCTTGCATGAGCAAGATCAGCACAATTGTAACCATTTGTTTTAGCAATCCCTATTTGTGTAATTTCACTAAATGAAATAATTGTCAGTCTTAGCACTCTCATTATAtgtcttgttttgcttcatgTGCTCACAAGAGACAAAATGGCAAACCTATTTTGTAGGAGTCCTAAACTTATTGTGTATTAGTCTCATTATAtgtcttgttttgcttcatgTGCTCACAAGAGACAAAATGACAAACCTATTTTGTAGGAGTCCTAAACTTATTGTGTATTAGTCAAATGGTAAACCACAGCTCCAAGcttttgtatcatattaatatcaTTCTTAGATACTAATTCATTGACTGGTTCGCTTTTAATAACcaacatttttgaaaattagtttaaaaggaatattttcatacaatttcttCATATACAGAAGACATGTTGCTTTGTATTTGCTTTGGGACTGATCATTTTCCTTTGTTTCAGGTATTGGATACTATGAGGCAGAAGAATAGGAAAATGGAATTTGACAAGGCAAATAGGAACAATTTATTAGAGTATTTGCGATCCTTGGATCCTGATATGGTGAGGCTCTAACATCTCTTGTTTGATATATGGTTACTTCTCACTGAAGTTagatttcaaaattattgtaaCCAGAAAAGAATAGGGTTTAAGTTTTGTAGTGTGAGCATTTAATTGGTTTGTGTTTTGTACTAATTCTTTACAACAGGTGAAGGAATTATCCCAACCGTCATCAGTGGAGGTGGAAGAAATCATTCACCAACTTGTTCAAAACATAATGCAAAGATTTGTTAAAGATGATACCACATCAAATTTTATAGTAGATTTCATTGCTGTAAACACTGAAAATAAACAAGATGGCTTGGATGAAAATTGTTACACAGTAGGCACATCCCGAGATTACCTTGCAAAGTTGCTTTTCTGGTAATGTCACCTTCCTTCTTAGAATTTCATTGACCTGCTCTTATATAAGTTAAGTATTTGAATTATTCATTATTATGCTTTGGTGCTTTTtgcatttcatttattttacttGTATTTTGTATGTGCACACCAGAAAGAATGTGAATGCAATTTGTAACTCAAAATTCATTATAATGCCTTACAATGTAAATTCTCATACTTTGGTTACGtttgataattaataacttACTGTTAACTAATTTCTCTTTAGTTATCGGAAAATTTCTGTTTGTCTCATGAATAAATCCATCAAGTTTGCCCACATATTAAGGGTGTCTTATTTGTTGGCAGGTGTATGCTGTTGGGCCATCATTTGAGAGGGTTGGAGAATAGACTGCATCTGACCTGTGTTGTTGGATTGTTGTAGAGGCATGGCATGTATATTCttttcagttttcttttctCATAGTTTAAATGTATAACACGCAATTTCAATTTAGAAGGAGCAAGCATTTCCCTAGAAACATATTTGCCAAATTTTGTGTCATCTGTATCGTTGCTATGGGTTTAGACCATCCTATGTCTGCACATGGTATGTTAGTATTTGTCTAATGTTTGTGTTCATTTGCTTCAATGCATGTTAATAGAAATGCCCATATTGTCTTCATTCCCATCATTTTAtgcaaaaaataatcaaatgtaGATAAGTTGCTGAAGACTTGGTACATCTCCAATTCAAAATGTTCAAGTTGGTATCTGTTTGCCTTTGAAATTTACATCTGTAAAGCTTGGACGATTCATCTCTGCCCACCTCCCAAGCTTCAAGTAAATTGTGATATATTGGGTTAGTAATGGTGTCTGACGCAAACTACTCTCTAAGTCCCTCTGTCTCCTTCAGAGATATTCAAAAGTCCATTTGTGTAAATTTCCAATAATTTGCATCACCGACTTTTGATGCTTCTGTCCACAATTTGGAAGCTCCATGTGTTTTTCAATAGTTGCATTGCACAGATGTTGGGTTAAAAGCATGGTTTTTGCAGTATCATGTTTTTAAAGCGGTTAAGCTTCATGTTTCAGTAATCACAAAATTAATAAGAGCacatttttaccattttgaTATGATTCATCCTATACATCTCTAGGCTCTATTTTGGCCCAAATTGGTTGGACGGATAAATTCAGGGTATAGTGACTGGATCGACAATCACAAGTACAATAGAGTTTTGAACTCATGtcttcttttttaaagttttaataattcatCTTGGCTTTGAAATTTTGTTCCAGTAGAATTGAAACAAAAAAGGCTGAGTCATTACTCGGGCTGGTTATCTGCGAAAGGACCAGATCCGTCTTAAAAATATGCCATTCAGCCAGATATAACGCCATAACACAGGTAAAAGTAACAAAATCTGTCAATTTTCTAAGCACCAAAATCATTTACAATCATATAACagtacaaataataatgaaaaaatgtaTCTCTATATGAACCTTGTGTCTCTGtctatacaaaaaaatttagactcatcaaaaatcaaatgaatgaaTCAATATTTCTGTCACTGTTTTTGGTTCCCAAACTTGTGGAGATCGTAAGGTGCCCACAAATAATCGACTGGACAAGGCTTCTTGGCATCAAGCCTCGCCCATGGCTTCCCTTTCCCACTCCAATGGAGCAAACTCACTGGCCCTGGATGCAAGCTTCTGCAACTATTAACCACATTATCTCCCCCAAGTCCATGTTGATTCCATCTATGATCAATGGCTTCCACGTCTCCACCAAACACTAACAAAAATGGAGGAAGAGAACCCAGCTCGTAAATCCTCTTCTCCTTCTGAATCTTCATCCACTTCTCAATCTTTCCTGTATAATCATTCTCCCTCCATCTCTTTAAATCCATCACCATCACTCCTGTGTTAAAGTAGCAAGGATTTTTCCCTTCAAAAACCCTGGAGAAATCAGTGTTAAACCAGAAGTCATCGGTAAAATACTTTGTGAAATTTGCATGGCAATACTCTGGAGCACCAATTGTCCTTGACCCAGATAAAGAAACCCTCCAAAGTTTCTGAATATCATCAACAAGTATTGTATCAGAATCCAGATAAATCACCCGTTCAACACAAGATTCAAGCATATCAGCCAAGTAACTTCTGGCATAATTCAATGGATTGTCAAGAGCGTGACGGATTGAAGAAGAGATAAGATCAGCAACAAGAGACTCTTTAAACTCATAAACCTTGAACTTCAAAGAAGGAAAAGCCAACCGAACAATATGCGAAAGTTCATCAGAAGGAACAGAAACCGAAACCCAGCTAGAATCAGAAGCAATCaagtgaaagaaaatattttccgGGCAAGAAGCGTGTTTGAGAACTGAATGAATTGCTGCTACAGAGCCTCTCAAATACTCTGGATCAAGTGTCATTGCAACATGAACAACCGAAGGATCACACACCAATAACAAAGAACTCGAGGCCAAAACTGGACATTCAAGGCCGTTTTGATACGCGGGTGCCTCCAAAAACCGCATAGAGGTATCAAATTTGATCCGGGTTTTATCTCCATTGCAATCGGCTTTGCTGGGAAAGGATCTGACAGCAAAAGCAACAGCTGGAAAGAAAAACAAGGAGACTAAGAAGATTGCTGCAAAGTTTGTTCTCATTGAAAACTAAATTAGCTTGCCCTTGTTTATTGTTAAGATTGAACTAAGAAAATAAGAGAGAGTGTGAGTTTATGCAAGAAAAGGAAGAATTGGACAAGAGAAACTTAAACACGGCAAATAATTGTATGAGAGGAAACAACGCGTTTAATTATGAACACGTAAAAGTTTGGAAGTTTGAATGTTGGTTTCTTGGAACTTTCTTTTCAATTTGTtgaaagtatattattttattgctggcttcatcaatttaatttgatttcagAACATGCGACCACCTGCCATGAATGAATTTAattatggccaaacgactatgtcccacccaaggtttagtgttttctcaaaagtcccccctttaactatggaaacagcaaacactcacccatgaccggttagatttaaccaaaccctaacggtggtaggggtaaaatcgtcattttttctataatattaaaaataaactaaaatagaatctaattttacccccctaaactttaaaaactgaaattttccccctgcctaagttttaaaaaattgcagtttcaccctagggtttggttttgaaatctccgacgacctctccggctccgttgccgacggctgctccctcccgaagcaacctctccttccggcgatctcttacCTCTCATTTAGAGGTCCGATCGGCgtccggagacgccgtgggagacgaagacgacgcCGTCGTCTTCCCATAAGAAGACCTcagggaagacgaccgtcttcccagaagaagacgacgacgtcgtcttcgtctcccacggcgtctccggacgccgatcggacctccaaatgggaggtaagagatcgccggaaggagaggttgcttcgggagggagcggccgtcggcaacggagccggagaggtcgccggagatttcaaaaccaaaccctagggtgaaactgtaattttttaaaacttaggcggggagaaaatttcagtttttaaagtttaggggggcaaaaggagataaaattttcaggcgttagggtttggttaaatctaaccgaccatgggtgggtatttggtgtttccatagttaaagggggacttttgagaatacatcaaaccttgggtgggaaatagtcgtttggcctttaattattcttgtttctttcttaTACAAGTTTTGTGAAAAAGCAGATCACTTTCACtgtaacataattttatttgtttttggcATTTTAATCATGGAATGAGTTGGACGAAGACCAATTATTATGCTGCGGTCGGTGGGGTTTAAATAGGATTCTTTCTAGCTATGATTAAGTTTTACTCTCACACGAGAGGTTTTATGTATAATAGATTTAAGTTTTTctgataaaatagtaattttaatctcttaattttatattaatatctataatatttttaaaaatattctctaaactttttaagagagaaaacacataaaataacagaaaaaaaaaaaaaagagtaaaaggaaaaacagtaaacagaaaaaaatgaaattcattaTCGAAAATGAATGAcagatcaaaatttgattttttgaaacttaaaggtGACAATGTCATTTCagaaaaccttgggtggggaacAGGTATGTAGctcctcttattttttttaaatatgtactTCACGCGGCCTGTgcagtttttatttctttttccattttctagAGAATATGAAATTTCTCTGTTGGAGGCAATAATATTCAAATCTTCCAGAGGCAGAGACTCGGATGGCTGGCGGTGGGTACGTAGTCAACATTCTTAgctttttggttttaatttataaacatgGACTTTGGTTTGGTCCAAAAATAACAGCTGAAAGAAACTATTAGGTTTTTTAATGTAACATTTATTTACAAGAATAATTCACTTATTCAAAGTAATTTGTAAATTCTAAATCTTGTAGAAGAAAGACGAGTTCTCTGATAATCCTTCCAGGAACAAAAATCCCTTTGATTGAGGAGGTAAATTTCCAAGTCTGGTCAAATCCCACCATAATGGAGAAGATTCATTCAACCCTGTTAAAGAAATTACGTATTAAATTGAAATACGTTTTGTATTGTTTGCGTCTCCGAGAACAGCAAAGCCTGATGTAACAGTAAGACAATTTTCTTTCTGTCTATCTACCTATGACTTTTTGTACAGTTTAATTTGAAGCCCTAGCTGCCCAGCTTCATTGACAGAGGATACTGGGGTAGTTTAATTGACAATTTTCTAAATGAAGGGTTTAGATTTAAGATTCGTCGATatcatattaagattaaatttttgatttatttgatatttataagattaatgACTTAGATTTGAGTTTCAATATATGTAATGTGCCATACCAGATTAAAAATGGAGCCACAAGAAGTTAACATTGTTGCTGACTTGACCTCTGATCTGCACACACTTCATCGATTAACCTGCCAGAGGATTGAACCACCCGGATTTAACATTataattaggccaaacgactatttcccacccaaggtttgatgatttctcaagtttctatcctttaattatggaaacatcaaacacccatccatgaccggttagatttaacaaaaccctaacgatgataaatttaatctcattttcccctctaaaaatttaaaaactaatattttttctctaagctaagtttgaaaatatctcatttccccccccccccaagggtttgaaatattgcatttctcccctagggtttatctcTCCGGTGCCATCACTGGCCGTCTTCctctcccgacggtttctcttccactgaCGGCCTCCCTAAACTCTTGCACTACTcatccgacgcagagataagtcgtctgggaagacgatcgtcttcccagaccaCTTATCTGACGACGACGAtcgcagttggaagatgaaggcAAAGATTAAGCCCAATtgcagttggaagatgaagacgacgatgacgactgggaagacgaagaactttgtcttccccaacaaagttcttcgtcttccacgacttCTTCGACTCCTATGGAgggtccaaatgggaggaaagagatcgtcggaaggagaggatgcttcgggagggagagaccatcggcaatggagtcggaaatgtcgccggagatttcaaaaagaaaccctaggatgaaactatgattttttaaaacttatgctgggggaaagttttagtttttaaagtttaagggggcaaaatagattctatttaagtttatttttaatattatagcaaaaatgatgattttacccctaccaccgttagagtttggttaaatctaaccggtcatgggtgggtgtttggtgtttccataattaaaaggGAGACTTTTGAGagaacatcaaaccttgggtgggaaatagtcgtttggccttataatTATCAGACACCACCTGGTAACATGTGTGAAAGACATTAGAATTGTACCTTAAGAAAGGTAGCTGAGTGCAACAGCCTATAACACATGTATTCAAACAAACATCAATTTTTGACACCAACATATGCAAAGCTACACACATAAAAAAACTCATCAAAGGTCCAGTTTAGATCATAAATGCTTCCAAGCTCTATATCTATATATGCTCAAATCTTTGTCAATGAATACCAGAGTTCTAGAATTGAGAGAACAAAGTTGACACATGAAGCAAAGGCGGTGCAAAAGACAGAGACCCACATACATGATATTTAGAGGAAGAAGTAATTCTCTTTCTAAAATCTAGTACTTGTGCTACAAGAATAAGCAACTTGGAAGGTGAGGTCCCTCCATTAAAGCCCGTATCCCTATTTATTAGATCATATTGCTTTCTGCAACCTGGACAGCGGCCATCTG includes these proteins:
- the LOC123195545 gene encoding uncharacterized protein LOC123195545, coding for MATAARAFTLSRVTALSSDRLHSRHSFSRHHHHLLCCFPVRSRFSPSFSATVSCLSGGGVFNDDFVSTRKSNFDRGFRVIANMLKRIEPFDTSVISKGVSDAAKDSMKQTISTMLGLLPSDQFSINVRVSKQPLDSLLVSSIITGYTLWNAEYRISLMRNFDISVDGLNRLSVSRESEVSDKQCEKIERESSEIGVENLEEISPQVFEVLPQEALNYIQQLQSELSDVMGVLDTMRQKNRKMEFDKANRNNLLEYLRSLDPDMVKELSQPSSVEVEEIIHQLVQNIMQRFVKDDTTSNFIVDFIAVNTENKQDGLDENCYTVGTSRDYLAKLLFWCMLLGHHLRGLENRLHLTCVVGLL
- the LOC123195544 gene encoding probable galacturonosyltransferase-like 10 gives rise to the protein MRTNFAAIFLVSLFFFPAVAFAVRSFPSKADCNGDKTRIKFDTSMRFLEAPAYQNGLECPVLASSSLLLVCDPSVVHVAMTLDPEYLRGSVAAIHSVLKHASCPENIFFHLIASDSSWVSVSVPSDELSHIVRLAFPSLKFKVYEFKESLVADLISSSIRHALDNPLNYARSYLADMLESCVERVIYLDSDTILVDDIQKLWRVSLSGSRTIGAPEYCHANFTKYFTDDFWFNTDFSRVFEGKNPCYFNTGVMVMDLKRWRENDYTGKIEKWMKIQKEKRIYELGSLPPFLLVFGGDVEAIDHRWNQHGLGGDNVVNSCRSLHPGPVSLLHWSGKGKPWARLDAKKPCPVDYLWAPYDLHKFGNQKQ